The Anaerolineales bacterium region ATACATGGGCTTTAAATTGAAAAAAGTTTTCAGTAAACCATGTATAAAAATAAGATTGTTATGGAGTAATTCCCATAAAAAACTCCCAAAGGCTTCGTTTTGGGGAGTTTCATAATTCCTATTCGCGAAACACCCGAGGCTATCATTTCGCTAATTTCTTAATTGCCGTGACCTGCCAATAATCGCTAAGGCAATCAATACCATTGAAAATGGGATGAAGAACTGGGGATATCCATCACTATGAGAACCGATGTAGTCCAGCCCTGGGACTTTGTTGAGCGGACCAAGATACCAAATGGCCATGTAGAGGATCTCAAAGAGTTTACTGGTTCCGCTCCACACACCTGCGGCAAGAGCAAGGGATGGGATGAAGATCGCGCCTGAGAGCAAAGCAATTAGTCCAACTGTGTCGCCGTCTATTACAAAACGTATAACTGCGCCACTTGCCATGAACAAAGTGACGATAAATCCAGCCAGCCATTGCGCAGGGAGTTGACGCCATACAGGCGAAGCAGAGGAGAAGGTTAATTGTTGAACATTGTTATGAATTTCGCGGTTGCCGATGGCAGACCAGATGAGGATAGGCCATACCCATGCGATGGGTAGCACGATTTCGCGCACAACAGAAGATGAGTTCACAAAACAAGCGATGATGATTCCGCCTGTAATGGCATACCACCACCAGCGTTGACCTTTCAACAGCAGTTTCAATTCAGCGGTGAGGACGGTGAAGAAGCTGAATCGGTTGGCGGCTTTGTTTAGTGGAGTCAGATGGGGCGTGGGCAATGGCTTGGATGTTGAAGCAGGCGCGGGTACAGAGTTTGACGCGCTGTTTTTCATCCGCATTCTGCGCGGTCTTGTGCGTGAGGGATCGAAGCGATCAAAGAAAAGCGCGGAGAGGAAGGTCAGCGCGAGGGCGATAACGATCAGCGAAAATCGCGCAAAGATAAATTCAGGCGTCCAGTGAATGCCGTTCCAAATGAACGTAGTGGTTGCCCCTTCTGTAATACCGCCGCCGAGGGTGAAGTCGCCGTTGTAATCGGGATGAACTGCCGTGACTGCCTTGCCCATTTCGCTTGCCAATAAGCCCAACCCCATGGGTTCGAATGCGGGGTAATTTTTCAGGGCGTTGTTTTCCATAAAGAGCGGCACGAACATAATGAAGGCGAAAAAATAGGCGATGTTACCGAAACCGCCCTGCAAAAATGGAATGGCTTCGAATAAGACCGCGGCAGCGGCAACCAGCGCCATGAGCGGCATGACAATCAAGAAGAACGGATCGAGAAAGGCGAGGAGATTGATTTGTGTGTTTTCGCCTTGTAACAGTTGAATGATAATACCCGCCAGCGCCAATACAACCACCATTGCCATGAGTACCAAAAAATTACTCAGCCACTTTCCTAATAAATATAGCGGGCGAGTAAGCGGAGTGGCTGCCATGATCTGCCCAACGCCTGTTTCGCGGTCGCGTGCCACCGAGCCTTTCACCATATAAAAACCGAACCAGCCGATGAAAAATGTGCCGATCAAAGACATCATCGCGCCGACCCATGCGGAGTTGAATTCACCGCGATACTTGCCCATTTCCAACGCCATGTTGCCGATGGCAGTTTGAT contains the following coding sequences:
- a CDS encoding ABC transporter permease subunit; this translates as MNSARIIYHLARADFLERVRRYSFLVMLGLVVFLGYQTAIGNMALEMGKYRGEFNSAWVGAMMSLIGTFFIGWFGFYMVKGSVARDRETGVGQIMAATPLTRPLYLLGKWLSNFLVLMAMVVVLALAGIIIQLLQGENTQINLLAFLDPFFLIVMPLMALVAAAAVLFEAIPFLQGGFGNIAYFFAFIMFVPLFMENNALKNYPAFEPMGLGLLASEMGKAVTAVHPDYNGDFTLGGGITEGATTTFIWNGIHWTPEFIFARFSLIVIALALTFLSALFFDRFDPSRTRPRRMRMKNSASNSVPAPASTSKPLPTPHLTPLNKAANRFSFFTVLTAELKLLLKGQRWWWYAITGGIIIACFVNSSSVVREIVLPIAWVWPILIWSAIGNREIHNNVQQLTFSSASPVWRQLPAQWLAGFIVTLFMASGAVIRFVIDGDTVGLIALLSGAIFIPSLALAAGVWSGTSKLFEILYMAIWYLGPLNKVPGLDYIGSHSDGYPQFFIPFSMVLIALAIIGRSRQLRN